The following coding sequences lie in one Cyanobacterium sp. Dongsha4 genomic window:
- a CDS encoding RnfABCDGE type electron transport complex subunit D: MKVFQDARDYQILFLSLFLSLGVVNRDWTLSPIRVLLIIITCLLVQFLCESLTHYQQNFNTLINKNYNEKILESISFQGWKSALITSLGLSLLLRANDISTLVIASTIAIASKFIFKYHNKHFFNPANFGIIGVLILTNDGWISPGQWGSDWLYLCLFLATGAMVLKKVGRWETTAVFLCTYGILEAIYNYYLGWNFDVLLHQLMTGSLLVFAFFMLSDPRSIPDGKNGRITWAIVIAFLGFILGNLFFINNGVFLSLFIISPLTILFDLIWKGNRFRWHYSISN; encoded by the coding sequence ATGAAAGTTTTTCAAGATGCACGAGACTATCAAATTTTATTCCTTTCTCTTTTTCTGAGTTTGGGGGTAGTTAATCGGGACTGGACTTTATCTCCTATCAGAGTTCTTCTGATTATTATTACTTGTTTATTAGTACAGTTTTTATGTGAATCACTAACACATTATCAGCAAAATTTCAACACTTTAATTAATAAGAATTATAACGAGAAAATATTAGAAAGCATTAGTTTTCAGGGATGGAAAAGTGCTTTGATTACTAGCTTAGGTTTATCTTTACTTTTAAGGGCAAATGATATTTCTACTTTAGTTATTGCTAGTACGATCGCGATCGCATCTAAATTTATTTTTAAATATCATAATAAGCATTTTTTTAACCCTGCTAACTTTGGCATAATTGGGGTATTAATTTTAACTAATGATGGTTGGATTTCTCCGGGGCAATGGGGCAGTGATTGGCTTTATTTATGCTTATTTTTAGCCACTGGAGCAATGGTACTTAAGAAAGTGGGAAGGTGGGAAACAACAGCAGTATTCTTATGTACTTACGGTATTTTAGAGGCTATTTATAACTATTATTTAGGCTGGAATTTTGATGTTTTATTACATCAATTAATGACGGGAAGTTTATTAGTTTTTGCCTTTTTTATGTTAAGTGATCCTCGCTCTATTCCAGATGGTAAAAATGGTCGAATAACGTGGGCGATCGTAATTGCTTTTTTGGGATTTATTTTAGGTAATTTATTTTTCATTAATAATGGTGTTTTTTTGTCATTATTTATTATTTCTCCCTTAACAATTTTATTTGATTTAATCTGGAAAGGTAATCGTTTTCGTTGGCATTATTCCATTAGCAATTAG
- a CDS encoding phycobilisome rod-core linker polypeptide, with protein MNLPLLKYAPSSQNTRVAGYEVGGDEQPKIYDAENLYSSSDMDNLIEAAYRQIFFHAFKSDRETVLESQLRNRQITVRDFIRGLLLSETFKNSFYEKNSNYRFVEHCVQKVLGRDVYSEKEKIAWSIVVATKGLRGFIDQLLDSDEYLENFGYDIVPYQRRRYLPSREQGEMPFNIKSPRYDAYYRGILGFPQIIWQNQVRRFIPQEKQAKAGDPSLYLNMARSINAQASPTPRVSALNISLDKVPYRK; from the coding sequence TTGAATCTTCCTCTTCTAAAATATGCACCTAGTTCTCAAAATACCCGTGTAGCTGGTTATGAAGTAGGTGGCGATGAACAACCTAAAATTTACGATGCCGAAAATCTCTATAGTTCCTCTGATATGGACAATTTGATTGAGGCCGCTTATCGTCAAATTTTCTTCCATGCTTTTAAATCTGATCGTGAAACCGTCTTAGAATCTCAATTACGCAACAGACAAATTACCGTGCGTGATTTTATTCGTGGTTTATTATTATCAGAAACCTTTAAAAATAGTTTTTACGAAAAAAATAGTAACTATCGTTTTGTAGAACATTGTGTTCAAAAAGTTTTAGGACGTGACGTTTACAGCGAAAAAGAAAAAATCGCTTGGTCTATCGTTGTAGCAACCAAAGGTTTAAGAGGATTTATTGATCAATTATTAGATTCTGATGAGTACCTCGAAAACTTCGGCTACGACATTGTACCTTATCAACGTCGTCGTTACTTACCTTCCCGTGAACAAGGAGAAATGCCCTTTAACATTAAATCTCCTCGTTACGATGCTTACTATCGTGGTATTCTTGGTTTCCCTCAAATTATTTGGCAAAATCAAGTACGTCGTTTCATTCCTCAAGAAAAACAGGCAAAAGCAGGAGACCCCTCTCTTTATCTCAATATGGCGCGCAGTATCAATGCACAGGCTTCTCCCACTCCCCGTGTATCTGCGTTAAATATCAGTTTAGATAAAGTTCCTTATCGCAAATAA